In Macrobrachium rosenbergii isolate ZJJX-2024 chromosome 6, ASM4041242v1, whole genome shotgun sequence, a genomic segment contains:
- the LOC136839568 gene encoding dystroglycan 1-like, translating into MGMKLTMSLSSCVILLMLVSNPYAKSLILNDVPDPPQKSSFRLPLAKAALFAREHFAKKSREQVDENTPVTNALKGPKRPPFSAMYESSTKIHDTPQPLPVIKFQSLVRDDRPQKDKASSQGGEQGGKRTVFPDRVKDNMLKLREEAATTGVSTIISTEPPVVTTEAATVISTVEPTATVTKIPATTVTAKPTTTTAKPTTTTTKPTTTTTTTTTTTTTLKTTTEDPWEAFCNEACQEGLAGPECDCAEHPIGRRSAQF; encoded by the exons ATGG GGATGAAACTGACGATGTCTTTGTCGTCTTGTGTGATATTGTTGATGCTGGTTTCCAACCCTTATGCAAAGTCTTTGATCCTTAATGATGTTCCTGATCCACCTCAGAAGTCCTCCTTCAGACTACCACTTGCAAAGGCAGCTCTTTTTGCCCGGGAACATTTCGCCAAAAAGAGTCGAGAACAGGTAGATGAAAATACACCTGTAACAAATGCTCTGAAAGGACCAAAACGACCTCCTTTTTCTGCGATGTACGAATCGTCAACGAAAATCCACGACACTCCACAACCCCTCCCAGTCATTAAATTCCAGTCGTTGGTGAGAGATGATCGTCCACAGAAAGACAAGGCTTCCTCGCAAGGGGGAGAACAGGGAGGAAAGCGCACCGTATTTCCGGACCGAGTCAAAGACAATATGCTGAAGCTGCGTGAGGAAGCAGCTACAACTGGAGTTAGTACTATCATTTCCACAGAGCCCCCGGTTGTTACAACAGAAGCCGCAACAGTAATATCAACGGTAGAGCCAACAGCAACAGTAACAAAAATACCAGCAACAACAGTAACAGCAAAACCAACGACAACAACagcaaaaccaacaacaacaacaacaaaacctacaacaacaacaacaacaacaacaacaacgacaacaacactAAAAACAACCACTGAGGATCCTTGGGAAGCGTTCTGCAACGAAGCCTGTCAGGAGGGACTAGCTGGCCCCGAATGTGATTGTGCCGAACACCCCATTGGACGAAGGAGTGCCCAATTTTAG